In Takifugu flavidus isolate HTHZ2018 chromosome 5, ASM371156v2, whole genome shotgun sequence, the following proteins share a genomic window:
- the areg gene encoding proheparin-binding EGF-like growth factor, with translation MNLFILTCLLCFVVCSTHSSQGSDDSADGAGDGGDPVSPAPSDGLQSSLDDDDNLDIDVEPSGGQAGHGTVHGSPDTDVHPKGGKKKKGKGKKKSRSMRRSTTPLNPEHALLTSGYTSTLITTEDPCISTHEHYCVHGNCKSIDGLLEPVCTCWKDYDGERCEIHSLGSKTEESGSTKLAQTVLVIIAVVLSVISCLAILLMTCAHYRSHRNFLASYLGTATEQEKLQKHAGDVVV, from the exons ATGAACCTTTTCATCCTCACCTGCCTCCTGTGCTTCG TGGTCTGCAGCACCCACTCCAGTCAGGGATCCGATGATTCCGCCGATGGCGCCGGGGATGGCGGGGACCCGGTGAGTCCGGCCCCCTCCGACGGCCTCCAGAGTTCACTGGACGATGACGACAACCTGGACATCGACGTGGAGCCTTCAGGGGGGCAAGCTGGACACGGCACCGTTCATG GTTCCCCGGATACCGATGTCCATCCAaagggggggaagaaaaagaaaggcaaaggaaagaagaagagcagatcCATGAGGAGGAGCACCACCCCTCTCAACCCTGAGCACGCGCTCCTCACCAGCGGGTACACCTCCACCTTGATAACCACGGAGGATCCCTGCATCTCCACCCACGAGCATTACTGCGTGCACGGCAACTGCAAATCCATCGACGGCCTGCTGGAGCCCGTGTGCAC GTGCTGGAAGGATTACGACGGCGAGCGCTGCGAGATCCACTCTCTGGGCTCCAAAACGGAGGAGAGCGGCAGCACCAAGCTGGCCCAGACCGTCCTGGTCATCATCGCCGTGGTCCTGTCGGTCATCAGCTGCTTGGCCATCCTGCTCATGACCTGTGCTCA tTACAGGTCACATCGAAACTTCCTGGCATCCTACCTGGGGACGGCCAcggagcaggagaagctgcagaaacacGCGGGCGACGTGGTGGTGTGA
- the LOC130525838 gene encoding proepiregulin-like, with product MDLKRGPSALLSLISFVVFGPDVLAKSVSSGTSVSTGQEVRPRVVKRSTRDCDSTFEHYCMNNGQCMLLVDINEHHCKCEAGFYGPRCGNLEFVIQPVTEEQIVAAVFCVSLLLIGLAGALFFFYKWYKKNRLTKKTGLCRLH from the exons ATGGACCTGAAGCGCGGCCCGTCCGCGCTCCTCTCGCTCATCA GTTTCGTGGTCTTCGGGCCAGATGTGCTCGCCAAGAGCGTCTCTTCCGGCACCTCTGTCTCCACAG gacaggaagtgcgcCCCCGTGTGGTTAAGCGGTCCACTCGCGACTGCGACAGCACGTTTGAGCATTACTGCATGAATAACGGACAGTGCATGCTGCTGGTGGACATCAATGAGCACCACTGCAA GTGTGAGGCGGGCTTCTACGGCCCCCGCTGTGGCAACCTGGAGTTTGTCATTCAGCCGGTGACGGAGGAGCAGATAGTCGCCGCCGTGTTCTGCGTCAGCCTGCTGCTCATTGGTCTGGCAGGAGCTCTGTTCTTCTTTTACAAATG gtACAAGAAAAACAGGCTTACAAAGAAGACGGGACTGTGTCGACTGCACTGA
- the LOC130525837 gene encoding epigen-like codes for MFPLGQTHLGRVLLPLLATLHLSAASTGAVATTAAPGGSNATLTGNYSVEGAKVVHPYTPCGSDYAHYCGNGGQCIFPQDTDKPSCICTSSFKGKRCLLAVFSDHSRALPELEQLVAICIGLAMVVVTLVVVACCVLRKRCMKSALLVKLAPESSV; via the exons ATGTTTCCACTGGGACAGACGCATCTGGGGAGGG TCCTCCTGCCGCTGCTGGCGACGCTGCACCTGAGCGCGGCGTCCACGGGCGCCGTGGCGACCACGGCCGCTCCGGGCGGGTCCAACGCAACTCTGACGGGCAACT ACAGTGTGGAGGGAGCAAAGGTCGTGCACCCGTACACGCCCTGCGGCAGTGATTACGCGCACTACTGCGGCAACGGGGGACAGTGCATATTCCCCCAGGACACCGACAAGCCCTCCTGcat CTGCACATCCTCCTTCAAGGGGAAGCGTTGCCTTCTTGCCGTCTTCAGCGATCACAGCCGCGCTCTACccgagctggagcagctggtggccatCTGCATCGGGTTGGCCATGGTCGTCGTCACCCTGGTCGTCGTCGCCTGCTGCGTCCTGAGGAAGAG gtgTATGAAATCAGCTCTTCTTGTTAAATTGGCGCCTGAGTCATCGGTGTga
- the LOC130525835 gene encoding bifunctional methylenetetrahydrofolate dehydrogenase/cyclohydrolase 2, mitochondrial-like isoform X2, whose translation MAASVSPLRSSFRICSPLTSPHHCCRSKLRLHRRCDGQRRDVHQTAGRRAAVVISGTELARQIQREIQRDVEELVAQGNMRPHLGVVLVGEDPASRTYVKNKTRAASILGISSDTVVRPSSVSQEELLELIDKMNRDWRVSGLLVQLPLPEHINERAVCNAIAPEKDVDGFHIVNIGKLCLDQRSMVPATPAAVWEIIKRAGIETVGKNVLVAGRSKNVGMPIAMLLHTDRKHERSGGDATVTIAHRCTPKAQLKELTRLADIIVAAAGVPGLITADMVKEGAAVIDVGINRIQDPKTGKVRLVGDVDFDGVKEKAAFITPVPGGVGPMTVSMLMKNTVAAARNALMH comes from the exons atggcgGCCTCTGTTTCACCGCTACGCTCCTCCTTCAGGATTTGTAGCCCGCTAACCTCACCCCATCACTGCTGCCGGAGCAAACTGCGGCTGCACCGGAGGTGCGATGGCCAGCGGAGGGACGTGCACCAGACGGCGGGCAG GCGTGCGGCCGTGGTGATTTCGGGGACGGAGCTGGCTCGTCAGATTCAAAGAGAAATCCAGCgtgatgtggaggagctggtaGCCCAGGGTAACATGAGACCCCATTTAGGAGTGGTGTTAGTCGGGGAAGACCCGGCCAGCCGTACCTACGTGAAGAATAAAACTCGAGCAGCTAGCATCCTGG GTATTTCCAGTGACACAGTGGTGCGGCCAAGCTCTGTCtcccaggaggagctgctggagctgattgACAAGATGAACCGTGACTGGAGGGTCAGCGGCCTGCTGGTGCAGCTGCCTCTTCCTG AGCATATCAACGAGCGAGCTGTGTGTAACGCTATCGCTCCAGAGAAGGACGTGGACGGCTTCCATATCGTGAATATTGGTAAACTGTGTCTGGATCAGAGATCCATGGTGCCGGCCACCCCTGCAGCAGTGTGGGAGATCATCAAAAGAGCAG GTATTGAGACGGTGGGGAAGAATGTGCTGGTTGCTGGTCGATCCAAAAATGTTGGAATGCCCATTGCAATGTTGCTGCACACAGATCGCAAGCATGAACGCTCTGGAG GTGATGCCACGGTGACCATCGCCCACAGATGCACGCCGAAGGCGCAGCTGAAGGAGTTGACGCGCCTCGCTGACATTATTGTAGCCGCCGCAG GCGTTCCTGGGCTGATCACGGCCGATATGGTCAAAGAGGGCGCGGCGGTCATCGACGTGGGCATAAACCGCATCCAGGACCCCAAGACGGGGAAGGTCCGCCTGGTCGGCGATGTGGACTTTGACG GAGTGAAGGAGAAGGCGGCGTTCATCACCCCCGTCCCCGGAGGCGTCGGCCCGATGACGGTCAGCATGCTGATGAAGAACACCGTGGCGGCGGCCAGAAACGCGCTGATGCATTGA
- the LOC130525835 gene encoding bifunctional methylenetetrahydrofolate dehydrogenase/cyclohydrolase 2, mitochondrial-like isoform X1: MCDGDKDRPSCPRWQERVACLNLVLPPQGYSKQLCSTTDCDDVSSLSNPSSQSTSYSRRAAVVISGTELARQIQREIQRDVEELVAQGNMRPHLGVVLVGEDPASRTYVKNKTRAASILGISSDTVVRPSSVSQEELLELIDKMNRDWRVSGLLVQLPLPEHINERAVCNAIAPEKDVDGFHIVNIGKLCLDQRSMVPATPAAVWEIIKRAGIETVGKNVLVAGRSKNVGMPIAMLLHTDRKHERSGGDATVTIAHRCTPKAQLKELTRLADIIVAAAGVPGLITADMVKEGAAVIDVGINRIQDPKTGKVRLVGDVDFDGVKEKAAFITPVPGGVGPMTVSMLMKNTVAAARNALMH; this comes from the exons ATGTGTGACGGAGACAAAGACAGGCCTTCGTGTCCTCGGTGGCAGGAACGTGTGGCATGTTTAAACCTCGTCCTGCCTCCCCAGGGTTATTCCaagcagctctgctccactACTGACTGTGATGATGTCTCCAGTCTCTCAAATCCATCATCTCAGAGTACCAGTTACAGCAG GCGTGCGGCCGTGGTGATTTCGGGGACGGAGCTGGCTCGTCAGATTCAAAGAGAAATCCAGCgtgatgtggaggagctggtaGCCCAGGGTAACATGAGACCCCATTTAGGAGTGGTGTTAGTCGGGGAAGACCCGGCCAGCCGTACCTACGTGAAGAATAAAACTCGAGCAGCTAGCATCCTGG GTATTTCCAGTGACACAGTGGTGCGGCCAAGCTCTGTCtcccaggaggagctgctggagctgattgACAAGATGAACCGTGACTGGAGGGTCAGCGGCCTGCTGGTGCAGCTGCCTCTTCCTG AGCATATCAACGAGCGAGCTGTGTGTAACGCTATCGCTCCAGAGAAGGACGTGGACGGCTTCCATATCGTGAATATTGGTAAACTGTGTCTGGATCAGAGATCCATGGTGCCGGCCACCCCTGCAGCAGTGTGGGAGATCATCAAAAGAGCAG GTATTGAGACGGTGGGGAAGAATGTGCTGGTTGCTGGTCGATCCAAAAATGTTGGAATGCCCATTGCAATGTTGCTGCACACAGATCGCAAGCATGAACGCTCTGGAG GTGATGCCACGGTGACCATCGCCCACAGATGCACGCCGAAGGCGCAGCTGAAGGAGTTGACGCGCCTCGCTGACATTATTGTAGCCGCCGCAG GCGTTCCTGGGCTGATCACGGCCGATATGGTCAAAGAGGGCGCGGCGGTCATCGACGTGGGCATAAACCGCATCCAGGACCCCAAGACGGGGAAGGTCCGCCTGGTCGGCGATGTGGACTTTGACG GAGTGAAGGAGAAGGCGGCGTTCATCACCCCCGTCCCCGGAGGCGTCGGCCCGATGACGGTCAGCATGCTGATGAAGAACACCGTGGCGGCGGCCAGAAACGCGCTGATGCATTGA
- the slc20a2 gene encoding sodium-dependent phosphate transporter 2 isoform X3, translating to MDLEPYLWMVILGFIIAFILAFSVGANDVANSFGTAVGSGVVTLRQACILASIFETLGSMLLGAKVGETIRKGIIDVSLYNETVPVLMAGEVSAMVGSAVWQLIASFLKLPVSGTHCIVGATIGFSMVAIGTKGVQWMQLVKIVASWFISPLLSGLMSGFLFMLIRHFILNKDDSVPNGLRALPLFYATTIGINTFSILYTGAPLLGLEMLPIWAIFLITLAESLVCAGLVWVFVCPWMRRKIASRLRKEQALSRISDEVLDKIPEEEEESPVFKELPGAKGTDEAVVPLTAGSDRSTRDSSGELSNQANGGTVLPNGRVYGRTHSMTNGCLKSPVTNGTFSFDGQMRSDGQVYHTVHKDSGLYKDLLHKIHLGRMDDDRSGSNAGQADNNYRLLRRNNSYTCYTAAICGMPVQPIARSESHDDNEKLVGERGYRSNSVSYTKKRIRYDSYSSYCNAVAEAEIEAEEGGVEMKLATELEGVEEEGAPAPGPLDDLVEEDHEEKDKPEVFQLFHFLQILTACFGSFAHGGNDVSNAIGPLVALWMIYEQGGVMQDAATPVWLLFYGGIGICAGLWVWGRRVIQTMGKDLTPITPSRWARSWPWAGSAPRRQWTGTSSGTSSWRGSSPCPWPACSAPPSWPCSSTASCPSCEGASC from the exons ATGGATCTGGAGCCGTACCTGTGGATGGTGATCCTTGGCTTCATCATCGCCTTCATCCTGGCTTTCTCTGTTGGCGCCAACGATGTTGCCAACTCCTTCGGCACAGCCGTGGGGTCCGGCGTGGTCACGCTGAGGCAGGCCTGCATCCTCGCGTCCATCTTCGAGACTCTGGGCTCCATGCTGCTGGGGGCCAAAGTGGGCGAGACCATCCGGAAGGGCATCATAGATGTGAGCCTTTACAACGAGACGGTGCCCGTGCTCATGGCCGGGGAGGTCAGCGCCATGGTCG GGTCAGCCGTCTGGCAGCTAATCGCCTCCTTCCTCAAACTGCCCGTTTCTGGGACTCACTGCATTGTTGGCGCCACCATCGGCTTCTCCATGGTGGCCATCGGCACCAAAGGAGTCCAGTGGATGCAGCTCGTCAAGATTG TGGCATCATGGTTCATCTCCCCCTTGCTCTCTGGACTCATGTCTGGATTTCTCTTCATGCTAATCAGACACTTCATCCTGAACAAG GATGACTCTGTCCCCAACGGGCTGCGAGCCTTGCCTCTCTTCTACGCCACCACCATTGGGATCAACACCTTCTCTATCCTGTACACTGGAGCGCCCT TGCTCGGGTTAGAGATGCTGCCGATATGGGCCATCTTCCTCATTACTCTGGCCGAGTCACTGGTCTGTGCCGGGCTGGTCTGGGTATTCGTCTGCccgtggatgaggaggaaaatagCAA GTCGTCTGAGAAAGGAGCAGGCATTGTCCCGCATCTCTGACGAGGTCCTGGACAAGatacctgaggaggaggaggaaagccCCGTCTTCAAAGAGCTGCCGGGAGCCAAGGGGACAGATGAGGCCGTGGTGCCCCTCACGGCGGGCAGCGATCGGAGCACCCGCGATTCCAGCGGAGAGCTCTCCAATCAGGCCAACGGAGGCACAGTGCTGCCCAACGGCAGGGTCTACG GCCGGACACATTCGATGACCAACGGCTGCCTCAAGTCACCCGTCACGAACGGCACCTTCAGCTTCGATGGCCAGATGCGCAGCGATGGCCAGGTCTACCACACTGTTCACAAGGACTCGGGTCTTTACAAGGACCTGCTTCACAAGATCCACCTGGGCCGCATGGATGACGACCGCTCAGGCTCCAACGCGGGTCAGGCGGACAACAACTACCGCCTGCTGCGACGCAACAACAGCTACACCTGCTACACGGCGGCGATATGCGGCATGCCCGTCCAGCCGATCGCTCGTTCAGAGTCTCACGATGACAACGAGAAGCTGGTGGGGGAGCGGGGATACAGGAGCAACAGTGTGTCCTACACCAAGAAACGGATACGCTACGACAGCTACTCGTCATACTGCAACGCTGTGGCGGAGGCCGAGATCGAGGCGGAGGAGGGCGGGGTAGAGATGAAGCTGGCCACGGAgctggagggggtggaggaagagggcgCTCCAGCCCCAGGGCCTCTGGATGACCTGGTTGAGGAGGACCATGAGGAGAAAGACAAGCCTGAGGTGTTCCAGCTTTTCCACTTCCTGCAGATCCTCACCGCCTGCTTCGGCTCCTTCGCCCACGGAGGAAACGACGTCAG caacGCCATCGGACCCCTGGTGGCCCTGTGGATGATCTACGAGCAGGGCGGAGTCATGCAGGACGCAGCCACTCCGGTTTGGCTCCTGTTTTACGGTGGTATAGGAATCTGCGCCGGCTTGTGGGTGTGGGGACGCCGCGTCATTCAGACCATGGGGAAAGACCTGACCCCCATCACCCCTTCAAG GTGGGCTCGGTCGTGGCCGTGGGCTGGATCCGCTCCCAGAAGGCAGTGGACTGGCACCTCTTCAGGAACATCTTCCTGGCGTGGTTCGTCACCGTGCCCGTGGCCGGCCTGTTCAGCGCCGCCGTCATGGCCCTGTTCGTCTACGGCATCCTGCCCTTCGTGTGAGGGGGCGAGTTGTTAG
- the slc20a2 gene encoding sodium-dependent phosphate transporter 2 isoform X1, with amino-acid sequence MDLEPYLWMVILGFIIAFILAFSVGANDVANSFGTAVGSGVVTLRQACILASIFETLGSMLLGAKVGETIRKGIIDVSLYNETVPVLMAGEVSAMVGSAVWQLIASFLKLPVSGTHCIVGATIGFSMVAIGTKGVQWMQLVKIVASWFISPLLSGLMSGFLFMLIRHFILNKDDSVPNGLRALPLFYATTIGINTFSILYTGAPLLGLEMLPIWAIFLITLAESLVCAGLVWVFVCPWMRRKIASRLRKEQALSRISDEVLDKIPEEEEESPVFKELPGAKGTDEAVVPLTAGSDRSTRDSSGELSNQANGGTVLPNGRVYGRTHSMTNGCLKSPVTNGTFSFDGQMRSDGQVYHTVHKDSGLYKDLLHKIHLGRMDDDRSGSNAGQADNNYRLLRRNNSYTCYTAAICGMPVQPIARSESHDDNEKLVGERGYRSNSVSYTKKRIRYDSYSSYCNAVAEAEIEAEEGGVEMKLATELEGVEEEGAPAPGPLDDLVEEDHEEKDKPEVFQLFHFLQILTACFGSFAHGGNDVSNAIGPLVALWMIYEQGGVMQDAATPVWLLFYGGIGICAGLWVWGRRVIQTMGKDLTPITPSSGFTIELASALTVVLASNIGIPVSTTHCKVGSVVAVGWIRSQKAVDWHLFRNIFLAWFVTVPVAGLFSAAVMALFVYGILPFV; translated from the exons ATGGATCTGGAGCCGTACCTGTGGATGGTGATCCTTGGCTTCATCATCGCCTTCATCCTGGCTTTCTCTGTTGGCGCCAACGATGTTGCCAACTCCTTCGGCACAGCCGTGGGGTCCGGCGTGGTCACGCTGAGGCAGGCCTGCATCCTCGCGTCCATCTTCGAGACTCTGGGCTCCATGCTGCTGGGGGCCAAAGTGGGCGAGACCATCCGGAAGGGCATCATAGATGTGAGCCTTTACAACGAGACGGTGCCCGTGCTCATGGCCGGGGAGGTCAGCGCCATGGTCG GGTCAGCCGTCTGGCAGCTAATCGCCTCCTTCCTCAAACTGCCCGTTTCTGGGACTCACTGCATTGTTGGCGCCACCATCGGCTTCTCCATGGTGGCCATCGGCACCAAAGGAGTCCAGTGGATGCAGCTCGTCAAGATTG TGGCATCATGGTTCATCTCCCCCTTGCTCTCTGGACTCATGTCTGGATTTCTCTTCATGCTAATCAGACACTTCATCCTGAACAAG GATGACTCTGTCCCCAACGGGCTGCGAGCCTTGCCTCTCTTCTACGCCACCACCATTGGGATCAACACCTTCTCTATCCTGTACACTGGAGCGCCCT TGCTCGGGTTAGAGATGCTGCCGATATGGGCCATCTTCCTCATTACTCTGGCCGAGTCACTGGTCTGTGCCGGGCTGGTCTGGGTATTCGTCTGCccgtggatgaggaggaaaatagCAA GTCGTCTGAGAAAGGAGCAGGCATTGTCCCGCATCTCTGACGAGGTCCTGGACAAGatacctgaggaggaggaggaaagccCCGTCTTCAAAGAGCTGCCGGGAGCCAAGGGGACAGATGAGGCCGTGGTGCCCCTCACGGCGGGCAGCGATCGGAGCACCCGCGATTCCAGCGGAGAGCTCTCCAATCAGGCCAACGGAGGCACAGTGCTGCCCAACGGCAGGGTCTACG GCCGGACACATTCGATGACCAACGGCTGCCTCAAGTCACCCGTCACGAACGGCACCTTCAGCTTCGATGGCCAGATGCGCAGCGATGGCCAGGTCTACCACACTGTTCACAAGGACTCGGGTCTTTACAAGGACCTGCTTCACAAGATCCACCTGGGCCGCATGGATGACGACCGCTCAGGCTCCAACGCGGGTCAGGCGGACAACAACTACCGCCTGCTGCGACGCAACAACAGCTACACCTGCTACACGGCGGCGATATGCGGCATGCCCGTCCAGCCGATCGCTCGTTCAGAGTCTCACGATGACAACGAGAAGCTGGTGGGGGAGCGGGGATACAGGAGCAACAGTGTGTCCTACACCAAGAAACGGATACGCTACGACAGCTACTCGTCATACTGCAACGCTGTGGCGGAGGCCGAGATCGAGGCGGAGGAGGGCGGGGTAGAGATGAAGCTGGCCACGGAgctggagggggtggaggaagagggcgCTCCAGCCCCAGGGCCTCTGGATGACCTGGTTGAGGAGGACCATGAGGAGAAAGACAAGCCTGAGGTGTTCCAGCTTTTCCACTTCCTGCAGATCCTCACCGCCTGCTTCGGCTCCTTCGCCCACGGAGGAAACGACGTCAG caacGCCATCGGACCCCTGGTGGCCCTGTGGATGATCTACGAGCAGGGCGGAGTCATGCAGGACGCAGCCACTCCGGTTTGGCTCCTGTTTTACGGTGGTATAGGAATCTGCGCCGGCTTGTGGGTGTGGGGACGCCGCGTCATTCAGACCATGGGGAAAGACCTGACCCCCATCACCCCTTCAAG tGGATTCACTATTGAACTGGCTTCTGCACTCACAGTCGTGTTGGCTTCCAATATCGGAATCCCTGTCAGTACCACCCACTGCAAG GTGGGCTCGGTCGTGGCCGTGGGCTGGATCCGCTCCCAGAAGGCAGTGGACTGGCACCTCTTCAGGAACATCTTCCTGGCGTGGTTCGTCACCGTGCCCGTGGCCGGCCTGTTCAGCGCCGCCGTCATGGCCCTGTTCGTCTACGGCATCCTGCCCTTCGTGTGA
- the slc20a2 gene encoding sodium-dependent phosphate transporter 2 isoform X2 yields the protein MDLEPYLWMVILGFIIAFILAFSVGANDVANSFGTAVGSGVVTLRQACILASIFETLGSMLLGAKVGETIRKGIIDVSLYNETVPVLMAGEVSAMVGSAVWQLIASFLKLPVSGTHCIVGATIGFSMVAIGTKGVQWMQLVKIVASWFISPLLSGLMSGFLFMLIRHFILNKDDSVPNGLRALPLFYATTIGINTFSILYTGAPLLGLEMLPIWAIFLITLAESLVCAGLVWVFVCPWMRRKIASRLRKEQALSRISDEVLDKIPEEEEESPVFKELPGAKGTDEAVVPLTAGSDRSTRDSSGELSNQANGGTVLPNGRVYGRTHSMTNGCLKSPVTNGTFSFDGQMRSDGQVYHTVHKDSGLYKDLLHKIHLGRMDDDRSGSNAGQADNNYRLLRRNNSYTCYTAAICGMPVQPIARSESHDDNEKLVGERGYRSNSVSYTKKRIRYDSYSSYCNAVAEAEIEAEEGGVEMKLATELEGVEEEGAPAPGPLDDLVEEDHEEKDKPEVFQLFHFLQILTACFGSFAHGGNDVSNAIGPLVALWMIYEQGGVMQDAATPVWLLFYGGIGICAGLWVWGRRVIQTMGKDLTPITPSSGFCIEVMSALTVLVASNVGIPISSTHCKVGSVVAVGWIRSQKAVDWHLFRNIFLAWFVTVPVAGLFSAAVMALFVYGILPFV from the exons ATGGATCTGGAGCCGTACCTGTGGATGGTGATCCTTGGCTTCATCATCGCCTTCATCCTGGCTTTCTCTGTTGGCGCCAACGATGTTGCCAACTCCTTCGGCACAGCCGTGGGGTCCGGCGTGGTCACGCTGAGGCAGGCCTGCATCCTCGCGTCCATCTTCGAGACTCTGGGCTCCATGCTGCTGGGGGCCAAAGTGGGCGAGACCATCCGGAAGGGCATCATAGATGTGAGCCTTTACAACGAGACGGTGCCCGTGCTCATGGCCGGGGAGGTCAGCGCCATGGTCG GGTCAGCCGTCTGGCAGCTAATCGCCTCCTTCCTCAAACTGCCCGTTTCTGGGACTCACTGCATTGTTGGCGCCACCATCGGCTTCTCCATGGTGGCCATCGGCACCAAAGGAGTCCAGTGGATGCAGCTCGTCAAGATTG TGGCATCATGGTTCATCTCCCCCTTGCTCTCTGGACTCATGTCTGGATTTCTCTTCATGCTAATCAGACACTTCATCCTGAACAAG GATGACTCTGTCCCCAACGGGCTGCGAGCCTTGCCTCTCTTCTACGCCACCACCATTGGGATCAACACCTTCTCTATCCTGTACACTGGAGCGCCCT TGCTCGGGTTAGAGATGCTGCCGATATGGGCCATCTTCCTCATTACTCTGGCCGAGTCACTGGTCTGTGCCGGGCTGGTCTGGGTATTCGTCTGCccgtggatgaggaggaaaatagCAA GTCGTCTGAGAAAGGAGCAGGCATTGTCCCGCATCTCTGACGAGGTCCTGGACAAGatacctgaggaggaggaggaaagccCCGTCTTCAAAGAGCTGCCGGGAGCCAAGGGGACAGATGAGGCCGTGGTGCCCCTCACGGCGGGCAGCGATCGGAGCACCCGCGATTCCAGCGGAGAGCTCTCCAATCAGGCCAACGGAGGCACAGTGCTGCCCAACGGCAGGGTCTACG GCCGGACACATTCGATGACCAACGGCTGCCTCAAGTCACCCGTCACGAACGGCACCTTCAGCTTCGATGGCCAGATGCGCAGCGATGGCCAGGTCTACCACACTGTTCACAAGGACTCGGGTCTTTACAAGGACCTGCTTCACAAGATCCACCTGGGCCGCATGGATGACGACCGCTCAGGCTCCAACGCGGGTCAGGCGGACAACAACTACCGCCTGCTGCGACGCAACAACAGCTACACCTGCTACACGGCGGCGATATGCGGCATGCCCGTCCAGCCGATCGCTCGTTCAGAGTCTCACGATGACAACGAGAAGCTGGTGGGGGAGCGGGGATACAGGAGCAACAGTGTGTCCTACACCAAGAAACGGATACGCTACGACAGCTACTCGTCATACTGCAACGCTGTGGCGGAGGCCGAGATCGAGGCGGAGGAGGGCGGGGTAGAGATGAAGCTGGCCACGGAgctggagggggtggaggaagagggcgCTCCAGCCCCAGGGCCTCTGGATGACCTGGTTGAGGAGGACCATGAGGAGAAAGACAAGCCTGAGGTGTTCCAGCTTTTCCACTTCCTGCAGATCCTCACCGCCTGCTTCGGCTCCTTCGCCCACGGAGGAAACGACGTCAG caacGCCATCGGACCCCTGGTGGCCCTGTGGATGATCTACGAGCAGGGCGGAGTCATGCAGGACGCAGCCACTCCGGTTTGGCTCCTGTTTTACGGTGGTATAGGAATCTGCGCCGGCTTGTGGGTGTGGGGACGCCGCGTCATTCAGACCATGGGGAAAGACCTGACCCCCATCACCCCTTCAAG CGGATTTTGCATTGAAGTAATGAGTGCGCTAACAGTGCTTGTTGCATCAAATGTGGGCATCCCAATAAGCTCCACCCACTGCAAG GTGGGCTCGGTCGTGGCCGTGGGCTGGATCCGCTCCCAGAAGGCAGTGGACTGGCACCTCTTCAGGAACATCTTCCTGGCGTGGTTCGTCACCGTGCCCGTGGCCGGCCTGTTCAGCGCCGCCGTCATGGCCCTGTTCGTCTACGGCATCCTGCCCTTCGTGTGA